One Fundidesulfovibrio terrae genomic window carries:
- a CDS encoding sensor domain-containing diguanylate cyclase — translation MKLLESLFLEGVCPAIVNAVSDGVYIIDRHRRIVFWNRAAENISGYTREEVLQTSCADNLLNHVNEIGLSLCQNACPAAQCLEDGEPRRAKVFLHHKNGHRLPVNIEIHPLREGDQIVGVLEVFRINDQDRMLMEDYLSLQQTAYVDELTGAWNRRSLLVSVERKLEQLRRFGCDFAVALMDIDKFKDVNDTFGHLVGDKVLAMVCRTIMFNSRSIDELYRYGGEELVLLLSGVRLDWQVKAIGEKMRSLVESSFLLENGRRISVTVSIGVTYAMPCDTVESLLHRADTNMYLAKNSGRNCVYACPPPSSLEPGSGRGPA, via the coding sequence ATGAAGTTGCTGGAGTCACTATTCCTGGAAGGAGTCTGCCCGGCCATCGTCAACGCAGTGAGCGACGGGGTGTACATCATCGACCGCCATCGGCGGATCGTCTTCTGGAACCGGGCTGCGGAAAACATTTCCGGATACACGCGCGAGGAGGTGTTGCAGACCTCTTGCGCCGACAATTTGTTGAATCACGTGAACGAAATCGGCCTCTCCCTGTGCCAGAACGCCTGCCCTGCCGCGCAATGCCTCGAGGACGGGGAGCCTCGGAGAGCCAAGGTGTTCCTGCACCACAAGAACGGCCACAGGCTGCCAGTCAATATTGAAATCCATCCTCTCCGGGAAGGTGACCAGATCGTTGGGGTCCTGGAGGTGTTCCGGATCAACGACCAGGACCGGATGCTCATGGAAGACTACCTGAGCTTGCAGCAAACGGCCTATGTCGACGAGCTCACCGGAGCCTGGAACAGGCGAAGTCTCCTTGTCTCCGTGGAGAGAAAGCTCGAACAGCTCCGGCGCTTCGGCTGTGATTTCGCCGTGGCCCTCATGGATATCGACAAGTTCAAGGATGTAAACGACACGTTCGGGCATCTGGTGGGGGACAAGGTCCTGGCCATGGTCTGCCGGACCATCATGTTCAATTCCCGGAGCATAGACGAGTTGTACCGCTATGGGGGCGAGGAACTGGTCCTGCTCCTGTCCGGGGTCCGCCTCGATTGGCAAGTCAAGGCCATCGGGGAGAAGATGCGCTCCCTGGTGGAGAGTTCCTTCCTCCTGGAGAACGGACGCCGGATCTCGGTCACGGTGTCTATCGGCGTGACCTACGCCATGCCCTGCGACACAGTGGAATCTCTCCTGCACCGGGCCGACACCAACATGTATCTGGCCAAAAACTCCGGGAGGAACTGCGTCTATGCCTGCCCTCCGCCCTCGTCGCTGGAACCCGGGAGCGGGCGCGGCCCCGCCTAG
- a CDS encoding bifunctional folylpolyglutamate synthase/dihydrofolate synthase gives MAEPRFASFAGFEDYLDSLGMFHMDLGLGRIQAALEALGLAHPPYRSVQVVGTNGKGSTSTFLAEILSSSGLRTGLYTSPHFVTPRERVLVDGKQLPDASWLEAAEAVLRVSQDISPAHRLTYFELITVMAAWMFRQAGCAAAVFEAGLGGAHDATSAIMHDLTVITPIGMDHAKILGPTLMDIARDKALAMREGVPAVSAAQVPEVLEVVSAVAAEKGAPLSVAEDVAATHGASWPDATGMPGPHQLDNLRLALAAHHLLATAYGLPVDAEALARAARDAFIPGRLQVIPPSTGWPAFVLDGAHNVPGLECLGAALGELGIRPDALIFACLGDKDVEAMLPLARGLTEGPIYVPGLDAPGRALEPHELAARLGDRATPVRDMAEAFRKVKGTAGTVLVCGSLYLLAEVYKLRPLWLRRGGNDRGRHGSKRHENPAPLGDSLP, from the coding sequence GTGGCCGAGCCTAGATTCGCCTCTTTCGCCGGATTCGAAGACTACCTGGACTCCCTGGGCATGTTCCACATGGACCTGGGGCTCGGCCGCATCCAGGCCGCGCTGGAGGCGCTGGGGCTCGCGCATCCCCCGTACCGGAGCGTCCAGGTGGTGGGCACCAACGGCAAGGGGTCAACGTCAACCTTCCTGGCCGAAATTCTCTCCTCCTCAGGGCTTCGCACCGGCCTGTACACCTCGCCGCATTTCGTAACGCCGCGCGAGCGCGTGCTGGTGGACGGAAAACAGCTGCCGGACGCCTCCTGGCTGGAGGCGGCCGAGGCAGTGCTTCGCGTGAGCCAGGACATATCCCCCGCGCACCGCCTGACCTACTTCGAGCTGATCACGGTGATGGCCGCCTGGATGTTCCGGCAGGCGGGATGCGCGGCCGCCGTGTTCGAGGCCGGGCTCGGCGGGGCCCACGACGCCACCTCCGCGATTATGCACGACCTCACGGTGATCACCCCCATCGGCATGGACCACGCGAAGATTCTCGGCCCGACGCTTATGGACATCGCCCGGGACAAGGCCCTGGCCATGCGCGAAGGAGTGCCAGCCGTGAGCGCCGCCCAGGTCCCCGAGGTGCTGGAGGTGGTCAGCGCCGTGGCCGCCGAAAAGGGCGCGCCGCTTTCCGTGGCCGAGGACGTTGCCGCAACCCACGGCGCATCCTGGCCGGACGCAACCGGCATGCCCGGGCCGCACCAGTTGGATAACCTGCGCCTGGCTCTGGCCGCCCACCACCTGCTGGCAACGGCATACGGCCTGCCGGTCGATGCCGAGGCGCTGGCGCGCGCGGCCCGCGACGCGTTCATCCCCGGCAGGCTCCAGGTGATCCCGCCAAGCACCGGCTGGCCCGCCTTCGTGCTGGATGGGGCGCACAACGTGCCGGGCCTGGAATGCCTGGGCGCGGCGCTTGGGGAGCTGGGCATCAGGCCGGACGCCCTCATCTTCGCCTGCCTGGGCGACAAGGACGTGGAGGCCATGCTGCCGCTGGCCCGCGGGCTTACGGAAGGCCCCATCTACGTGCCGGGCCTGGACGCGCCGGGCCGGGCGCTCGAGCCGCACGAGCTGGCCGCGCGCCTGGGGGACCGGGCCACGCCCGTGCGGGACATGGCCGAAGCCTTCCGGAAGGTGAAGGGAACGGCCGGAACCGTGCTGGTCTGCGGGTCGCTGTACCTGCTGGCCGAGGTGTACAAGCTGCGGCCGCTGTGGTTGCGACGGGGAGGGAATGACCGGGGTCGGCATGGGTCAAAACGACACGAAAACCCTGCGCCTCTTGGGGATTCCCTACCTTGA
- a CDS encoding 3',5'-cyclic-nucleotide phosphodiesterase, whose product MKLRVLGCSGSDLPGHHLTSFLVNDRILLDAGSVTSSLSLPEQARITDIFVTHPHLDHIKDILFLADNLIEFFGHHSRPPVNIRALPEILDAISTHLLNDTIWPDFTVIPANSPVLTYVPMQEKSPVEVGGLNISNCRVNHARFATGFVLRGQEDNEVLAYTGDTGPAPGWWEYLAGLPFTVKNLVTEASFPNHMEELATVSRHLTPRMLRRELERLPYRPKVYIYHMKAPFSEQIQEELHLAMDGYSYHLLREDEEFDF is encoded by the coding sequence ATGAAGTTGCGCGTCCTCGGCTGCTCCGGCTCGGACCTGCCCGGCCATCACCTCACCTCGTTCCTGGTCAACGACCGCATCCTCCTGGACGCCGGGTCCGTCACCTCGAGCCTGTCCCTGCCCGAGCAGGCCAGGATCACCGACATCTTCGTCACCCACCCGCACCTGGACCACATCAAGGACATCCTGTTCCTGGCCGACAACCTGATCGAGTTCTTCGGCCACCACAGCCGCCCGCCCGTGAACATCCGGGCCCTGCCCGAGATACTCGACGCCATCTCCACCCACCTGCTCAACGACACCATCTGGCCGGACTTCACGGTCATCCCGGCCAACTCCCCGGTGCTGACCTACGTGCCCATGCAGGAGAAGTCCCCGGTGGAGGTGGGCGGACTTAACATCTCCAACTGCCGGGTGAACCATGCCCGCTTCGCCACCGGCTTCGTGCTGCGCGGTCAGGAGGACAACGAGGTGCTGGCCTACACCGGCGACACCGGCCCGGCTCCGGGCTGGTGGGAGTACCTGGCGGGGCTTCCCTTCACGGTGAAGAACCTCGTCACCGAGGCATCCTTCCCCAACCACATGGAGGAGCTGGCCACCGTCTCCAGGCACCTCACGCCAAGGATGCTGCGCCGGGAACTCGAGCGCCTGCCCTACCGGCCCAAGGTGTACATCTACCACATGAAGGCGCCCTTCTCCGAACAGATCCAGGAGGAGCTGCACCTGGCCATGGACGGCTACTCCTACCACCTGCTGCGCGAGGACGAGGAGTTCGACTTCTGA
- a CDS encoding substrate-binding domain-containing protein, which yields MKRRSQAMMLCVLVLSLVTNAAAETLVIPGSGNPEYVLDQLAKAFNSRQKRHQVVIPETIGTAGAVRAVTDGTATLARVGRPLKEAELAGGVLYCPLGRDPVVFVGGAGVSVGTVTMDQMLDIYTGKLTNWRELGGNPGTIRAIGREVTDASRQAIGRGVAVFADLKLHEGVKVVHLDSQMIELLDRFPNSVGFLNRSALSAAKTKLVYITLDSMGLNVETLESGRYPFWIEFGLIYKERTLTEAGREFLDFVNSPEGKDILRMHGVMPVASMHVTTRAGQ from the coding sequence ATGAAAAGACGTTCTCAGGCAATGATGCTCTGCGTGCTGGTTCTGTCACTGGTCACGAATGCGGCAGCGGAAACCTTGGTCATCCCCGGGAGCGGCAACCCGGAATACGTCCTGGACCAACTCGCAAAGGCGTTCAACAGCCGGCAGAAACGCCATCAGGTCGTTATCCCGGAAACGATCGGGACCGCCGGGGCGGTGCGCGCGGTAACCGACGGCACAGCGACTCTCGCCCGCGTCGGCAGGCCACTCAAGGAAGCCGAACTCGCGGGAGGGGTACTCTACTGTCCGCTGGGCCGTGATCCGGTCGTGTTCGTAGGCGGTGCGGGAGTTTCCGTAGGCACCGTCACCATGGACCAGATGCTCGATATCTACACCGGCAAGCTTACCAATTGGCGTGAACTCGGCGGCAATCCCGGCACGATACGGGCCATCGGGCGGGAGGTGACGGACGCTTCCCGCCAGGCCATCGGCCGTGGGGTCGCCGTGTTCGCGGACCTGAAGCTGCACGAGGGCGTCAAGGTGGTTCATCTGGATTCGCAGATGATCGAACTACTGGACCGTTTCCCGAACAGTGTCGGATTTCTCAATCGTTCAGCGCTGTCTGCGGCTAAAACCAAACTCGTTTACATCACGCTGGATTCGATGGGGCTGAATGTCGAGACTCTCGAATCCGGACGCTACCCTTTCTGGATCGAATTCGGGTTGATCTACAAGGAAAGAACGCTCACCGAGGCCGGTCGTGAGTTCCTGGATTTCGTCAACTCCCCGGAAGGGAAAGACATATTACGAATGCATGGCGTGATGCCGGTCGCTTCCATGCATGTGACAACTCGCGCGGGGCAATGA
- a CDS encoding putative bifunctional diguanylate cyclase/phosphodiesterase has translation MKRSFGIAGRLTAALFVIALVSQLMSFHSSKHLREAAIKQREVDKVNTISQLIMPHIKGERERTELVTQMLLMHQGLSDEMLRGGMGRREAVARIIDAVFQESMVDLLEVTDNAGVVLYRAQEPGRSGDVSLVWGVEEALTGRSSIVSTSEPGGAWIISVKPVQTDGRVVGTVLVGMQIGDRFMRALGSEVGAKLALLSRSGEVVASSAPGGLKPEVPVISEAFLQKIPIYRTNETMHTSLVYLPVLIVDEAWVIMAEVDSSAAFSLLEEGDWQSMLFMSLVAGGSMLVTFVFLRYALKPLRDLRLRAEKDVARLDGTASSCRAGDEIVSVVHVLDTLTTLLTDRNQELTEQKVKLEFEIGRSQAAAAEINQLAFYDTLTALPNRRLLFVLLEKELAACSRHRRVGALLFIDLDNFKSLNDTLGHDKGDSLLKHAAQRLAACVREEDVVSRLGGDEFVVMLKDLSENPQSAANKAEKVGEKILAALNHTFRISNHEHHSTASIGVTLFAGGLGTADELLKQADLAMYQAKAAGHNTIRFFHPEMQARITARAAMEADLREGIAAGQFFVCYQGQVGEGARLLGAEALMRWRHPRRGMVSPAEFIPLAEDTGLILPLGKMVLETACGQLRQWASRPEMADLTLAVNISARQFQQHDFVDQVMDVLERTGANPHRLKLELTESLVLHNVEDIIAKMVALKSRGIGFSLDDFGTGYSSLSYLKLLPLDQLKIDRTFISDILTNPCDAAIAKIVIALADTLGLAVIAEGVESEAQRLCLARLGCKAYQGYLFSHPLPLEEFEEYARVTGRILSAESVPEDRPRGQERTWSSGHEPPGAGFPALSEA, from the coding sequence ATGAAGAGATCGTTCGGAATCGCGGGGCGTTTGACGGCGGCGTTATTCGTCATTGCACTGGTCTCCCAATTGATGAGCTTCCATTCGTCAAAGCACCTGCGCGAAGCCGCCATCAAGCAACGCGAAGTGGACAAAGTGAACACCATCTCGCAGCTGATCATGCCGCATATCAAGGGCGAGCGTGAGCGGACTGAACTAGTGACCCAGATGCTGTTGATGCATCAAGGGTTATCGGACGAAATGCTGCGGGGAGGGATGGGGCGTCGCGAGGCGGTCGCCAGAATTATTGATGCCGTATTCCAGGAATCCATGGTCGACCTGCTCGAGGTAACGGATAATGCAGGCGTCGTACTTTACCGCGCCCAGGAGCCCGGCCGCAGCGGCGATGTTTCCCTTGTCTGGGGTGTCGAGGAGGCCCTGACAGGCAGAAGCAGCATCGTCAGCACCAGTGAGCCCGGCGGAGCATGGATCATATCCGTCAAGCCGGTGCAGACGGATGGAAGAGTCGTCGGCACGGTCCTTGTGGGGATGCAGATCGGCGACAGGTTCATGCGCGCCCTGGGCTCGGAGGTCGGAGCGAAGCTGGCGTTGCTGAGCCGCTCGGGTGAGGTGGTGGCCTCAAGCGCGCCAGGAGGATTGAAGCCGGAAGTGCCGGTCATCTCGGAAGCTTTCCTGCAAAAAATCCCCATTTATCGAACGAACGAGACGATGCACACGTCACTCGTGTACCTGCCCGTTTTGATCGTTGACGAGGCCTGGGTCATCATGGCCGAGGTCGATAGCTCCGCCGCGTTTTCTCTGCTGGAAGAGGGGGATTGGCAGTCGATGTTGTTCATGTCGTTGGTCGCTGGCGGATCGATGCTCGTCACCTTCGTTTTCTTGCGATATGCCCTGAAGCCTTTGCGGGACCTGCGTCTTCGGGCCGAGAAGGACGTGGCAAGGCTGGATGGCACGGCAAGCAGCTGTCGCGCTGGTGATGAAATCGTATCCGTGGTTCATGTTCTTGATACCTTGACCACGCTCCTGACGGACCGCAACCAGGAGTTGACCGAACAAAAGGTCAAACTCGAATTCGAAATCGGCCGCAGCCAGGCCGCGGCCGCGGAAATCAACCAGCTTGCCTTTTACGATACCCTGACTGCCCTGCCGAACCGGCGCCTGCTGTTCGTCCTTCTGGAAAAAGAGCTGGCCGCCTGTTCCCGGCACCGGCGCGTCGGGGCGCTGCTGTTCATCGACCTGGACAACTTCAAATCCCTCAACGACACCCTCGGCCACGACAAGGGCGACTCCTTGCTGAAGCACGCCGCGCAACGCCTGGCCGCCTGCGTCCGGGAAGAGGACGTCGTGTCCCGCCTGGGCGGCGACGAATTCGTGGTGATGCTGAAGGACCTGAGCGAAAACCCGCAAAGCGCCGCCAACAAGGCCGAAAAGGTGGGTGAAAAGATACTCGCCGCGCTCAACCATACCTTCCGGATTTCCAACCACGAGCACCACAGTACGGCCAGCATCGGCGTCACCCTGTTCGCCGGCGGTCTCGGGACAGCCGACGAGCTGTTGAAGCAGGCCGATCTTGCAATGTATCAGGCCAAGGCCGCCGGCCACAACACCATACGCTTCTTCCACCCGGAGATGCAGGCCAGGATCACCGCACGCGCGGCGATGGAGGCGGACCTGCGCGAGGGTATCGCGGCGGGTCAGTTTTTCGTGTGCTACCAGGGCCAGGTGGGCGAGGGGGCCCGCCTGCTGGGGGCGGAGGCGCTGATGCGCTGGCGGCATCCCCGTCGCGGCATGGTGTCTCCCGCCGAGTTCATTCCCCTGGCGGAGGACACCGGGCTTATTCTGCCATTGGGTAAAATGGTGCTGGAAACTGCTTGCGGGCAATTGAGGCAATGGGCCTCCCGCCCGGAAATGGCCGACCTCACCCTTGCGGTCAATATCAGCGCCCGCCAGTTTCAGCAGCATGACTTCGTCGATCAGGTGATGGATGTGCTTGAGCGCACCGGAGCCAACCCGCACCGGCTCAAGCTGGAGCTGACGGAATCCCTGGTGCTGCACAACGTCGAGGACATCATAGCCAAGATGGTCGCCTTGAAGAGCCGGGGGATTGGTTTCTCGCTGGACGACTTCGGCACGGGGTATTCGTCGCTCAGTTACTTGAAGCTGTTGCCCCTGGATCAGCTGAAAATCGACCGGACTTTCATCAGTGACATCCTCACCAACCCCTGTGACGCCGCCATCGCCAAGATTGTCATCGCCCTGGCCGACACCCTGGGCCTGGCGGTCATAGCCGAAGGCGTGGAAAGCGAGGCGCAGAGGCTCTGCCTTGCCCGGCTGGGGTGCAAGGCATACCAGGGGTATCTGTTCAGCCACCCCTTGCCGCTGGAGGAATTCGAGGAGTACGCGCGTGTGACCGGCCGAATCCTTTCGGCGGAGTCGGTCCCCGAAGATCGACCCAGGGGCCAGGAACGTACCTGGTCTTCCGGGCATGAGCCCCCGGGAGCGGGTTTCCCCGCCTTGAGCGAAGCCTAG
- a CDS encoding TIGR03118 family protein: MRAHRFCGTVFLLAGLLLPWAARAGTPGFVQVNLVSDIPGLAATTDPDLVNPWGVAFSPTSPFWVADNGTGLSTLYNGKGVKQGLVVTIPSGASSAPTGAVFNASSGLFLGDRFLFATENGTIAGWQGGTVAPIRVDNSGSGSVYKGLAIDGGRIFATDFKNGRVDVFDSNYSPVSLPGGFTDPTLPAGYAPFGIRELSGDIFVTYAKVKFGTSDDEAGPGFGFVDKFDTNGNLLTRLVTDGALNSPWGMALAPAGFGSFGGDLLVGNFGDGRINAYDPVTGAFIDTLLDKNGSPLVIDGLWSLDFGNGSQFFDPKKLYFTAGINGEGNGLFGNLQAVPEPASLILAGAGAMAVAFMRRRPGRQDSSRTG; the protein is encoded by the coding sequence ATGCGGGCACACCGTTTTTGCGGAACAGTTTTTCTGCTGGCCGGCCTGCTGCTGCCTTGGGCGGCGCGTGCCGGAACTCCCGGCTTCGTGCAGGTCAACCTGGTTTCGGACATCCCCGGTCTCGCTGCCACCACCGACCCGGACCTGGTGAACCCCTGGGGGGTGGCCTTCAGCCCCACCAGCCCGTTCTGGGTGGCGGACAACGGCACCGGGCTCTCGACCCTCTACAACGGAAAGGGGGTCAAACAGGGGCTGGTGGTCACCATCCCGTCCGGGGCCTCTTCCGCGCCGACCGGGGCGGTGTTCAACGCCTCTTCCGGGCTGTTCCTCGGCGACCGCTTCCTGTTCGCCACCGAGAACGGCACCATCGCAGGCTGGCAGGGCGGCACGGTGGCCCCGATCCGCGTGGACAATTCCGGCTCCGGGTCGGTCTATAAAGGGCTGGCCATCGACGGCGGGAGAATCTTCGCCACCGACTTTAAGAATGGCCGGGTGGACGTCTTCGACAGCAACTATTCCCCGGTCTCGCTTCCGGGCGGGTTCACGGACCCCACCCTGCCCGCGGGATACGCGCCGTTCGGCATCCGTGAATTGAGCGGCGACATCTTTGTCACCTATGCCAAGGTGAAGTTCGGGACCAGCGACGACGAGGCCGGGCCCGGCTTCGGTTTCGTGGACAAATTCGACACGAACGGCAATCTGCTGACGCGCCTCGTAACGGATGGTGCGCTGAATTCGCCGTGGGGCATGGCCCTGGCTCCGGCGGGATTCGGCAGTTTCGGAGGCGACCTGCTCGTGGGCAACTTCGGCGACGGCAGGATCAACGCCTATGACCCGGTGACAGGAGCCTTCATCGATACCCTGTTGGACAAAAACGGCTCCCCCCTGGTCATCGACGGGTTATGGTCCTTGGACTTCGGCAACGGAAGCCAATTCTTCGACCCGAAAAAACTTTATTTCACTGCGGGCATCAATGGCGAGGGCAACGGTCTTTTCGGCAATCTCCAGGCCGTGCCGGAACCCGCCTCCCTGATTCTGGCGGGAGCGGGAGCCATGGCCGTGGCTTTCATGCGCAGGAGGCCGGGCAGGCAGGACTCGTCCCGGACCGGTTGA
- a CDS encoding DUF2092 domain-containing protein gives MRRSPNISALTFALILLLVLPGMALAGKGKKQAAQSPAGDEQAARILEKSCKALTGFTGYSFKAAVTLDKVYQDGSKIQAGRTMSVSVKRPGAFSIVTEGDDFWATSAFDGKVFTLALPDRKVYGQIEAAMDTDALMDMLATRYGIESPLGDLLSNSPCTRLDSKSGFYVGKAKVDGVVCDHLFFLGKDVDWQLWIEDSPASLPRKMVITEKKQPSAPQFTAVLSDWKTDGAALQVSGFTAPADFTRDDSVITGRKLGKK, from the coding sequence ATGCGTCGCTCACCGAACATATCGGCTCTCACGTTCGCGCTCATCCTGCTGTTGGTGCTCCCCGGAATGGCCCTTGCCGGAAAAGGGAAAAAACAAGCGGCCCAGTCACCCGCCGGAGACGAACAGGCCGCCAGGATTCTCGAGAAGAGTTGCAAGGCCCTGACCGGTTTCACAGGGTACTCCTTCAAGGCCGCCGTGACCCTGGACAAGGTCTACCAGGACGGGTCCAAGATCCAGGCGGGCAGGACCATGAGCGTTAGCGTGAAGCGGCCCGGAGCGTTCTCGATCGTCACTGAGGGCGACGATTTCTGGGCGACGTCCGCTTTCGACGGCAAGGTTTTCACCCTCGCCCTGCCGGACCGCAAGGTCTACGGGCAGATCGAGGCGGCCATGGACACGGACGCGCTCATGGACATGCTGGCCACCCGCTACGGGATCGAGTCGCCCCTCGGGGACCTGCTCTCCAACTCTCCGTGCACGAGGCTCGATTCCAAATCCGGGTTCTACGTGGGCAAGGCCAAGGTGGACGGCGTGGTCTGCGACCATCTGTTCTTCCTGGGCAAGGACGTCGACTGGCAGCTCTGGATCGAGGACTCCCCGGCCAGCCTGCCGCGCAAGATGGTCATCACCGAGAAGAAGCAGCCCTCGGCCCCGCAGTTCACCGCCGTGCTGAGCGACTGGAAGACGGACGGCGCGGCCCTGCAGGTGTCGGGCTTCACAGCCCCCGCCGACTTCACCCGCGACGACAGCGTGATCACCGGCCGCAAACTCGGCAAGAAATAG
- a CDS encoding acyltransferase: MSSTPATSTPCPPQRFEYLDLLRCLAITGVTIMHSAAPLLFSSAASEVWSGLTYSSLCLFCVPSLLMISGALLLGDSHPLSLSRFYGKRFMKILVPLAAWSVIYYLVLCLQVGDLPHLFTFLKRFFTGLWSGPLWFLYMIVGVYLMVPFMRPAFSDTSSGRGLVFVGITFGLHALNFATRLIWEQELNRYLSGAVIPYYFGYFVLGHLLNSREVKIPGGKPLLALLFLACAGASAAGEFAAKGQNTMLPNTFFNYQQPLTVIMSASIFLLFKGWKPAMSQKRGRLVRELSSLSYGVFLSHVLILMLLTGQIPLIFQPGAGLDWRTVHPWVGPVLTGLATLTLSALLTAGLKRIPWVERIVP; encoded by the coding sequence ATGTCGTCCACACCCGCAACGAGTACGCCCTGCCCGCCGCAACGCTTCGAATATCTCGATCTGCTGCGCTGTCTCGCCATCACCGGCGTGACCATCATGCACAGCGCCGCGCCGCTGCTGTTCAGCTCCGCGGCCAGCGAGGTGTGGTCCGGACTGACGTATTCGTCCCTGTGCCTGTTCTGCGTGCCGTCGCTGCTCATGATAAGCGGCGCGCTGCTCCTGGGCGACTCCCACCCGCTCAGCCTGTCCAGGTTCTATGGCAAGCGCTTCATGAAGATACTGGTCCCGCTGGCCGCCTGGTCGGTCATCTACTATCTGGTGCTCTGCCTGCAGGTCGGCGACCTGCCGCACCTGTTCACCTTCCTCAAGCGGTTCTTCACCGGCCTGTGGTCCGGGCCGCTGTGGTTCCTGTACATGATCGTTGGAGTCTACCTCATGGTGCCGTTCATGCGCCCGGCCTTCTCGGACACCTCGTCCGGGCGGGGCCTGGTGTTCGTGGGCATCACCTTCGGCCTGCACGCCCTGAACTTCGCCACCCGCCTGATCTGGGAGCAGGAGCTGAACCGCTACCTGTCCGGAGCGGTCATCCCCTACTATTTCGGCTACTTCGTGCTGGGGCACCTGCTCAATTCACGGGAGGTGAAAATCCCCGGCGGCAAGCCTCTGCTGGCGCTCCTCTTCCTGGCCTGCGCCGGAGCCAGCGCTGCCGGGGAATTCGCGGCCAAGGGCCAGAACACCATGCTCCCCAACACCTTCTTCAACTACCAGCAGCCCCTGACCGTGATCATGTCCGCGTCCATCTTCCTGCTGTTCAAGGGCTGGAAGCCCGCCATGAGCCAGAAGCGCGGCAGGCTCGTGCGCGAGTTGAGCAGCCTGAGCTACGGCGTGTTCCTCTCCCACGTGCTGATCCTCATGCTCCTCACGGGACAGATTCCCCTCATCTTCCAGCCGGGCGCGGGTCTCGACTGGCGCACCGTGCACCCCTGGGTGGGGCCGGTGCTGACGGGACTGGCCACGCTCACCCTGTCGGCCCTGCTGACGGCCGGGCTCAAGCGCATCCCCTGGGTGGAGAGGATCGTTCCCTAG